Proteins from a genomic interval of Quercus robur chromosome 9, dhQueRobu3.1, whole genome shotgun sequence:
- the LOC126699217 gene encoding probable LRR receptor-like serine/threonine-protein kinase At5g48740 — translation MSEVGALYCTRKGIKSLNITLKSITYYPQIHAIEVYEIVDIPLEASSTTVSALQVIQQFTGLDLGWQDDPCSPTEWDHIGCEGSLVTSLELSDINLRTISPTFGDLLYLKTL, via the exons ATGTCAGAGGTTGGTGCTCTATACTGTACGAGGAAAGGGATCAAGAGCTTGAACATCACACTAAAGAGTATCACTTACTACCCTCAAATCCATGCAATTGAGGTGTATGAGATAGTTGATATTCCTTTGGAAGCTTCATCAACCACAG TTTCAGCACTTCAGGTTATTCAGCAGTTTACTGGTTTAGATCTGGGGTGGCAAGACGATCCGTGCTCCCCTACTGAATGGGATCATATTGGTTGTGAAGGAAGCCTTGTTACATCATT GGAACTTTCAGACATCAACCTTAGGACAATTAGTCCTACTTTTGGTGACTTGTTGTATCTCAAAACTCTGTAA
- the LOC126699214 gene encoding G-type lectin S-receptor-like serine/threonine-protein kinase At4g27290 isoform X11 has product MDLLSSILVVTNLLFFWFSISYGVLDSITPSQRLSDGDTIVSREGNFVLGFFSPGSSKNRYLGIWYKSIPVQTVVWVANRVRPINDTSGILMINSTGNLNVIQNNSVVWSASTLKEAQSPLLQLLDTGNLVVTDGNSEDYLWQSFDYPSDTILPGMKFGWDLKRGLNRRLIAWKNWDDPSPVNFIFEVTLHNYPEAYLRRGSTIYFRSGPWNGYGFSGSPGLKPNPVFAFKFVFNQDEAYFIFTLKLSLYSRALPNQTNSMFQRFTWTEQSWQLFISLPIDFCDTYALCGANARCLITDVPFCQCLKGFKPKSQQRWDSLDWSQGCVRNKRLSCKEKSTHGFLKFSGLKLPDTTHSWLNTKMNLEECREECLNNCTCMAYTNSDIREGTGCAIWFGDLVDIKQFPAGGQDLYIRMHPSELGERKKEDVDVPLFDFTTVATATNKFSPANVIGAGGFGPVYKGHLCNGQDIAVKRLSKNSRQGLEEFKNEVVLIAKLQHKNLVKLLGYCVQGEEKMLIYEYMPNKSLDCFIFEQNDTLLAWPKRFDIIIGIVRGLLYLHQDSRLQVIHRDLKASNILLDINLNPKISDFGLARTFVGDESEVKTDRVVGTYGYMSPEYAVDGRFSVKSDVFSMGVLMLEIVSAMKIRKFFHPNHHHNLLGHAWLLWKEGKALELSYTCLEDSHSRSQILRCIQVGLLCVQNFPEDRPIMSCVNSMLTNEEAILPQPKQPGFFIEISPSNSGAILRNEESNIENAVTITMPEAR; this is encoded by the exons ATGGACCTTCTTTCTTCTATTCTTGTCGTTACAAATTTACTCTTTTTCTGGTTTTCAATCTCCTATGGAGTACTAGACAGCATAACTCCATCCCAGCGTTTAAGTGATGGTGACACCATAGTGTCCAGAGAAGGAAACTTTGTACTGGGTTTCTTCAGTCCTGGAAGTTCCAAGAATCGTTACTTGGGAATTTGGTACAAGAGCATCCCAGTTCAAACTGTTGTTTGGGTTGCAAACAGAGTTCGCCCAATCAACGATACTTCTGGGATTTTGATGATAAACAGCACTGGAAATCTTAACGTCATCCAGAATAATTCGGTTGTTTGGTCAGCAAGCACTTTGAAAGAAGCTCAGAGTCCATTGTTACAACTCCTGGATACAGGGAATCTTGTGGTAACAGATGGCAATTCAGAAGATTATTTGTGGCAAAGCTTTGACTATCCATCTGATACAATTTTACCAGGGATGAAATTCGGTTGGGATTTGAAGAGAGGTCTGAACAGGCGCTTAATTGCATGGAAGAACTGGGATGACCCATCTCCTGTGAACTTTATCTTTGAGGTTACACTTCATAACTACCCAGAAGCTTATTTGCGGCGAGGCTCAACAATATACTTCCGTTCTGGGCCTTGGAATGGCTATGGCTTCAGTGGTTCACCTGGACTAAAGCCAAATCCGGTGTTTGCCTTCAAATTTGTGTTCAATCAAGATGAGGCCTACTTCATCTTTACCCTGAAATTGTCACTCTACTCAAGAGCACTTCCCAACCAAACTAACTCTATGTTTCAACGCTTCACATGGACAGAACAAAGTTGGCAGCTTTTTATATCTCTGCCTATAGACTTCTGTGATACTTATGCCCTTTGTGGAGCCAATGCAAGATGTCTTATTACCGACGTTCCATTCTGCCAATGTTTAAAGGGATTCAAACCCAAGTCACAACAAAGATGGGATTCACTGGATTGGTCCCAAGGATGTGTACGCAATAAACGATTGAGCTGCAAGGAGAAAAGTACACATGGGTTTCTTAAATTTTCTGGATTGAAACTCCCAGATACTACACACTCATGGCTGAACACAAAAATGAATCTCGAGGAATGCAGGGAAGAATGCTTGAATAACTGTACTTGTATGGCTTATACAAACTCAGATATCAGAGAAGGTACTGGCTGCGCCATCTGGTTTGGTGATCTAGTAGATATTAAACAGTTTCCGGCTGGTGGACAGGATCTATACATTCGGATGCACCCTTCAGAACTGG gtgaaagaaagaaagaagatgtAGACGTACCATTATTTGATTTCACAACGGTTGCTACAGCAACAAACAAATTCTCTCCTGCAAATGTGATCGGGGCAGGTGGATTTGGTCCTGTTTATAAG GGACATCTATGTAACGGACAAGATATTGCAGTGAAGAGGCTATCAAAGAATTCAAGACAAGGTCTTGAAGAGTTCAAGAATGAAGTTGTTCTCATTGCCAAACTTCAACATAAGAATCTTGTCAAGCTTTTGGGCTATTGTGTTCAAGGAGAGGAAAAGATGCTAATCTATGAGTACATGCCCAACAAAAGCTTGGATTGTTTCATTTTTG AACAAAATGATACTCTGTTAGCATGGCCAAAGCGTTTTGACATTATTATCGGGATTGTGCGAGGACTTCTCTATCTTCACCAGGACTCTAGACTTCAAGTCATCCACAGAGATCTAAAAGCAAGCAATATTTTATTAGATATCAActtaaacccaaaaatatcagATTTTGGCTTAGCAAGAACTTTTGTAGGGGATGAAAGTGAAGTGAAGACAGATAGAGTTGTTGGAACATA CGGCTACATGTCTCCTGAGTATGCAGTTGATGGAAGATTTTCAGTGAAATCTGATGTGTTTAGCATGGGTGTGCTTATGTTAGAGATAGTGAGTGCcatgaaaattagaaaattttttcaccCAAATCACCATCATAACCTTTTGGGACAT GCATGGTTACTGTGGAAGGAGGGCAAGGCCTTGGAACTATCGTATACATGTTTGGAGGATTCACATTCAAGATCTCAAATCTTGAGATGTATTCAAGTTGGTTTGCTAtgtgttcaaaattttcctGAAGACAGGCCAATAATGTCTTGTGTGAATTCTATGTTAACAAATGAGGAAGCAATTTTGCCCCAGCCTAAACAGCCTGGTTTCTTCATAGAAATAAGTCCCAGCAATTCAGGTGCAATATTAAGAAATGAAGAATCTAACATAGAGAATGCAGTTACTATAACTATGCCGGAAGCTAGATAG
- the LOC126699214 gene encoding G-type lectin S-receptor-like serine/threonine-protein kinase At4g27290 isoform X7: MDLLSSILVVTNLLFFWFSISYGVLDSITPSQRLSDGDTIVSREGNFVLGFFSPGSSKNRYLGIWYKSIPVQTVVWVANRVRPINDTSGILMINSTGNLNVIQNNSVVWSASTLKEAQSPLLQLLDTGNLVVTDGNSEDYLWQSFDYPSDTILPGMKFGWDLKRGLNRRLIAWKNWDDPSPVNFIFEVTLHNYPEAYLRRGSTIYFRSGPWNGYGFSGSPGLKPNPVFAFKFVFNQDEAYFIFTLKLSLYSRALPNQTNSMFQRFTWTEQSWQLFISLPIDFCDTYALCGANARCLITDVPFCQCLKGFKPKSQQRWDSLDWSQGCVRNKRLSCKEKSTHGFLKFSGLKLPDTTHSWLNTKMNLEECREECLNNCTCMAYTNSDIREGTGCAIWFGDLVDIKQFPAGGQDLYIRMHPSELGSIRKLNKKKGEVVIITASIISGLLTLGLLWRLTWKKTNRRRERKKEDVDVPLFDFTTVATATNKFSPANVIGAGGFGPVYKGHLCNGQDIAVKRLSKNSRQGLEEFKNEVVLIAKLQHKNLVKLLGYCVQGEEKMLIYEYMPNKSLDCFIFEQNDTLLAWPKRFDIIIGIVRGLLYLHQDSRLQVIHRDLKASNILLDINLNPKISDFGLARTFVGDESEVKTDRVVGTYGYMSPEYAVDGRFSVKSDVFSMGVLMLEIVSAMKIRKFFHPNHHHNLLGHAWLLWKEGKALELSYTCLEDSHSRSQILRCIQVGLLCVQNFPEDRPIMSCVNSMLTNEEAILPQPKQPGFFIEISPSNSGAILRNEESNIENAVTITMPEAR; the protein is encoded by the exons ATGGACCTTCTTTCTTCTATTCTTGTCGTTACAAATTTACTCTTTTTCTGGTTTTCAATCTCCTATGGAGTACTAGACAGCATAACTCCATCCCAGCGTTTAAGTGATGGTGACACCATAGTGTCCAGAGAAGGAAACTTTGTACTGGGTTTCTTCAGTCCTGGAAGTTCCAAGAATCGTTACTTGGGAATTTGGTACAAGAGCATCCCAGTTCAAACTGTTGTTTGGGTTGCAAACAGAGTTCGCCCAATCAACGATACTTCTGGGATTTTGATGATAAACAGCACTGGAAATCTTAACGTCATCCAGAATAATTCGGTTGTTTGGTCAGCAAGCACTTTGAAAGAAGCTCAGAGTCCATTGTTACAACTCCTGGATACAGGGAATCTTGTGGTAACAGATGGCAATTCAGAAGATTATTTGTGGCAAAGCTTTGACTATCCATCTGATACAATTTTACCAGGGATGAAATTCGGTTGGGATTTGAAGAGAGGTCTGAACAGGCGCTTAATTGCATGGAAGAACTGGGATGACCCATCTCCTGTGAACTTTATCTTTGAGGTTACACTTCATAACTACCCAGAAGCTTATTTGCGGCGAGGCTCAACAATATACTTCCGTTCTGGGCCTTGGAATGGCTATGGCTTCAGTGGTTCACCTGGACTAAAGCCAAATCCGGTGTTTGCCTTCAAATTTGTGTTCAATCAAGATGAGGCCTACTTCATCTTTACCCTGAAATTGTCACTCTACTCAAGAGCACTTCCCAACCAAACTAACTCTATGTTTCAACGCTTCACATGGACAGAACAAAGTTGGCAGCTTTTTATATCTCTGCCTATAGACTTCTGTGATACTTATGCCCTTTGTGGAGCCAATGCAAGATGTCTTATTACCGACGTTCCATTCTGCCAATGTTTAAAGGGATTCAAACCCAAGTCACAACAAAGATGGGATTCACTGGATTGGTCCCAAGGATGTGTACGCAATAAACGATTGAGCTGCAAGGAGAAAAGTACACATGGGTTTCTTAAATTTTCTGGATTGAAACTCCCAGATACTACACACTCATGGCTGAACACAAAAATGAATCTCGAGGAATGCAGGGAAGAATGCTTGAATAACTGTACTTGTATGGCTTATACAAACTCAGATATCAGAGAAGGTACTGGCTGCGCCATCTGGTTTGGTGATCTAGTAGATATTAAACAGTTTCCGGCTGGTGGACAGGATCTATACATTCGGATGCACCCTTCAGAACTGG GATCAATCCGCAAATTAAACAAGAAGAAAGGGGAGGTGGTCATCATAACAGCATCAATCatttctggattgcttactttggGGTTGCTTTGGCGTTTAACTTggaagaaaacaaatagaagaC gtgaaagaaagaaagaagatgtAGACGTACCATTATTTGATTTCACAACGGTTGCTACAGCAACAAACAAATTCTCTCCTGCAAATGTGATCGGGGCAGGTGGATTTGGTCCTGTTTATAAG GGACATCTATGTAACGGACAAGATATTGCAGTGAAGAGGCTATCAAAGAATTCAAGACAAGGTCTTGAAGAGTTCAAGAATGAAGTTGTTCTCATTGCCAAACTTCAACATAAGAATCTTGTCAAGCTTTTGGGCTATTGTGTTCAAGGAGAGGAAAAGATGCTAATCTATGAGTACATGCCCAACAAAAGCTTGGATTGTTTCATTTTTG AACAAAATGATACTCTGTTAGCATGGCCAAAGCGTTTTGACATTATTATCGGGATTGTGCGAGGACTTCTCTATCTTCACCAGGACTCTAGACTTCAAGTCATCCACAGAGATCTAAAAGCAAGCAATATTTTATTAGATATCAActtaaacccaaaaatatcagATTTTGGCTTAGCAAGAACTTTTGTAGGGGATGAAAGTGAAGTGAAGACAGATAGAGTTGTTGGAACATA CGGCTACATGTCTCCTGAGTATGCAGTTGATGGAAGATTTTCAGTGAAATCTGATGTGTTTAGCATGGGTGTGCTTATGTTAGAGATAGTGAGTGCcatgaaaattagaaaattttttcaccCAAATCACCATCATAACCTTTTGGGACAT GCATGGTTACTGTGGAAGGAGGGCAAGGCCTTGGAACTATCGTATACATGTTTGGAGGATTCACATTCAAGATCTCAAATCTTGAGATGTATTCAAGTTGGTTTGCTAtgtgttcaaaattttcctGAAGACAGGCCAATAATGTCTTGTGTGAATTCTATGTTAACAAATGAGGAAGCAATTTTGCCCCAGCCTAAACAGCCTGGTTTCTTCATAGAAATAAGTCCCAGCAATTCAGGTGCAATATTAAGAAATGAAGAATCTAACATAGAGAATGCAGTTACTATAACTATGCCGGAAGCTAGATAG